From a region of the Streptomyces sp. NBC_00193 genome:
- a CDS encoding DUF2550 domain-containing protein encodes MLLALLVSGLVVVALVVIGLFVFGLRRRLIQRSGGTFDCSMRWGVSEEPDVSGKGWVYGVARYSGDRIDWFRVFSYSPRPRRLLERASIEVIARRAPEGEEELALLSDAVVLCCSHRGTRLELAMSDDALTGFLAWLEAAPPGQRVNVA; translated from the coding sequence ATGCTCCTCGCTCTGCTTGTGAGCGGCCTGGTCGTAGTAGCCCTGGTGGTGATCGGGCTGTTTGTGTTCGGGCTGCGCCGCAGGCTGATCCAGCGCTCCGGCGGCACCTTCGACTGCAGCATGCGCTGGGGCGTGTCCGAGGAACCGGACGTCTCCGGCAAGGGCTGGGTGTACGGGGTCGCGCGCTACAGCGGTGACCGCATCGACTGGTTCCGCGTCTTCAGCTACTCCCCGCGGCCGCGCCGGCTGCTGGAGCGGGCCTCCATCGAGGTCATCGCCCGCCGTGCGCCCGAGGGCGAGGAGGAGCTGGCCCTGCTCTCCGACGCCGTCGTCCTGTGCTGCTCGCACCGCGGCACCCGGCTGGAGCTGGCGATGAGCGATGACGCGCTGACCGGTTTCCTGGCCTGGCTGGAGGCCGCGCCGCCCGGGCAGCGGGTGAACGTCGCCTGA
- a CDS encoding F0F1 ATP synthase subunit epsilon, whose amino-acid sequence MAAELHVELVAADRNVWSGEATLVVARTTSGDIGVMPGHQPLLGVLESGPVTIRTVEGNTVVAAVHGGFISFADNKLSLLAEIAELADEIDVERAERALERAKAETDAVSERRADVRLRAVSGR is encoded by the coding sequence ATGGCTGCTGAGCTGCACGTCGAGCTGGTCGCGGCGGACCGGAATGTCTGGTCCGGCGAGGCCACCCTGGTTGTCGCCCGCACCACGTCCGGCGACATCGGCGTCATGCCCGGTCACCAGCCGCTTCTCGGTGTGCTGGAATCGGGCCCGGTGACCATCCGTACCGTCGAGGGCAACACTGTTGTCGCCGCGGTGCACGGCGGATTCATCTCGTTCGCGGACAACAAGTTGTCGCTGCTGGCCGAGATCGCCGAGCTTGCCGACGAGATCGACGTCGAGCGGGCGGAGCGGGCACTGGAGCGCGCGAAGGCGGAGACCGATGCGGTCTCCGAGCGTCGCGCCGATGTCCGGCTGCGCGCGGTTTCGGGGCGCTGA
- the atpD gene encoding F0F1 ATP synthase subunit beta gives MTTTVETAAATGRVARVIGPVVDVEFPVDAMPEIYNALKVQVADPAEDGKLKTLTLEVAQHLGDGLVRTISMQPTDGLVRQAAVTDTGEGITVPVGDFTKGKVFNTLGEVLNYPEENANVTERWPIHRKAPRFDELESKTEMFETGVKVIDLLTPYVKGGKIGLFGGAGVGKTVLIQEMIYRVANNHDGVSVFAGVGERTREGNDLIEEMAESGVIDKTALVFGQMDEPPGTRLRVALAGLTMAEYFRDVQKQDVLFFIDNIFRYTQAGSEVSTLLGRMPSAVGYQPNLADEMGLLQERITSTRGHSITSMQAIYVPADDLTDPAPATTFAHLDATTVLSRPISEKGIYPAVDPLDSTSRILDPRYIAADHYATAMRVKGILQKYKDLQDIIAILGIDELGEEDKLVVHRARRVERFLSQNTHVAKQFTGVDGSDVPLDESIVAFNAICDGDYDHFPEQAFFLCGGIEDLKANAKELGVS, from the coding sequence ATGACGACCACTGTTGAGACGGCCGCCGCCACGGGCCGCGTCGCCCGGGTCATCGGCCCGGTCGTCGACGTGGAGTTCCCCGTCGACGCCATGCCCGAGATCTACAACGCCCTCAAGGTCCAGGTCGCCGACCCGGCCGAGGACGGCAAGCTCAAGACCCTGACCCTCGAGGTCGCGCAGCACCTGGGTGACGGCCTCGTCCGTACCATCTCGATGCAGCCGACCGACGGTCTGGTCCGCCAGGCCGCGGTGACCGACACGGGCGAGGGCATCACCGTCCCCGTCGGTGACTTCACCAAGGGCAAGGTGTTCAACACCCTCGGTGAGGTGCTGAACTACCCGGAGGAGAACGCCAACGTCACCGAGCGCTGGCCGATCCACCGCAAGGCGCCCCGCTTCGACGAGCTCGAGTCGAAGACCGAGATGTTCGAGACCGGCGTCAAGGTCATCGACCTTCTCACCCCGTACGTCAAGGGTGGAAAGATCGGTCTGTTCGGTGGTGCCGGTGTCGGCAAGACCGTTCTGATCCAGGAAATGATCTACCGCGTCGCCAACAACCACGACGGTGTGTCGGTCTTCGCGGGCGTCGGTGAGCGTACCCGTGAGGGCAACGACCTCATCGAGGAAATGGCCGAGTCCGGCGTCATCGACAAGACGGCGCTTGTCTTCGGTCAGATGGACGAGCCCCCGGGCACCCGTCTTCGCGTCGCGCTTGCCGGTCTGACCATGGCGGAGTACTTCCGCGATGTGCAGAAGCAGGACGTGCTCTTCTTCATCGACAACATCTTCCGTTACACCCAGGCCGGTTCGGAGGTGTCGACCCTTCTGGGCCGCATGCCGTCCGCCGTGGGTTACCAGCCGAACCTGGCTGACGAGATGGGTCTGCTGCAGGAGCGCATCACCTCGACCCGCGGTCACTCGATCACCTCGATGCAGGCGATCTACGTCCCCGCGGACGACCTGACCGACCCGGCGCCGGCCACCACCTTCGCCCACCTCGACGCGACGACGGTTCTTTCCCGTCCGATCTCCGAGAAGGGCATCTACCCGGCCGTGGACCCGCTGGACTCGACGTCCCGCATCCTCGACCCGCGGTACATCGCGGCGGACCACTACGCCACGGCGATGCGCGTCAAGGGGATCCTGCAGAAGTACAAGGACCTCCAGGACATCATCGCGATCCTCGGTATCGACGAGCTGGGCGAGGAGGACAAGCTCGTTGTCCACCGTGCCCGTCGTGTCGAGCGCTTCCTGTCGCAGAACACGCACGTCGCCAAGCAGTTCACCGGCGTCGACGGTTCGGACGTTCCGCTCGACGAGTCGATCGTGGCCTTCAACGCGATCTGCGACGGAGACTACGACCACTTCCCCGAGCAGGCGTTCTTCCTGTGCGGTGGCATTGAGGACCTCAAGGCCAACGCCAAGGAGCTGGGCGTCTCCTGA